A genome region from Camelina sativa cultivar DH55 chromosome 10, Cs, whole genome shotgun sequence includes the following:
- the LOC104719026 gene encoding uncharacterized protein LOC104719026, with translation MTSLQLHCSVHFLRPKHRLRYSPPIFTPRTCHLPGKFSFRESFRVRAKANSLRCFAQSETKKEVSFAEKEERPSFDINLAVILAGFAFEAYASPPEKIGKREVNAAGCNTLYLSESFVREVYE, from the exons ATGACGTCTCTCCAATTACACTGCTCCGTTCACTTCCTCCGTCCTAAACACCGTCTTCGCTACTCTCCTCCTATCTTCACTCCCCGCACCTGCCACTTACCCGGAAAATTCAGTTTCCGTGAAAGTTTCAGAGTCAGAGCTAAAGCTAATTCGCTCCGTTGCTTCGCTCAATCGGAGACGAAGAAGGAAGTGAGTTTCGCTGAGAAAGAGGAACGTCCTTCGTTCGACATCAATCTCGCTGTAATCCTCGCTGGTTTTGCCTTCGAAGCCTACGCTTCACCTCCG GAAAAAATAGGGAAACGAGAGGTTAATGCGGCTGGTTGTAATACTCTTTACCTTTCTGA GTCATTTGTAAGGGAGGTGTATGAATGA